gttaacagccatcgaccgatcgctcgggttcagtaacgcgtagcctgcagtgcaatcgctcgggttcagttagagcccaatgccttgctcgggttcagttagagccaacgcctcgcacacacgcgcgtacgtgtatgagagaaacgcgcattgctcggcccccgacctcccaccgtaaccgggaactccccgaaattttcctcgccctcgcttctaccatggttttttccatcatggacggcccaaagaatgtcatgcagctgcgtctccggcccgcccaggacgaaaagcccattttctgtcatgattttttgtcatagaagtaggagcccaccacatctatgatgataccggttttgtcacaattatcgtcatagaagtgtcatatgtatgacagaaaaaaattcgttcggcccaaaatgtcacggatgtgtctttttttgtagtgcattagGTGTTGGAACCCGTCGGTGTTCATGACTGCAACAATGGCTTCCCGCAATGACAATAAAAACTCCAAGCAGGCATTCTTGAGCCGCTCGCAGGAGTGCTGATTTGCTAGCGCCAATGTACTCATGATGGTGTCCTCGTCGATGCTTTTGCACAACCTCCCTTCAAACATCACCTTCAACCTGTCCAGCCCGTACCGGACCGCGGCGACTAGCAAATGCTGCAGTGTGGCTGCATCGTAATCACCGTCACTGCACGATTGCAGTGAATCCGTGTAGACGCAGTGAAGAAGCATCTCGAAGATGGCCGGCTCCATGTCAACAATCTCCATGCACGATGTGTTCTTATCCATCATCGTACCGAAGAGCTGAGTGTCGAAAACCGGGGACTGTGCGGCAAGCATGAACCTATGTGCGCTAAACTCCGTGCCGCCCACGAGGAGCGTGACGTCTGCGCCCTTCCCATCCTTGAGGGCGTGGTGGAGGCGTCCGGGCAGGTTCGGCAGAGGCTCCACAATAAGATTGCTCTTGCACTCCGAGGGTGGTTCTTTGATCATAGTGAGCACGCACCTTATCGTTAGGAGGTGAGGTGACGACGATTTCAGCTTCGATATCTCCATGAATTTTCCAATGCCCCAGGTATCATTTTCTTCCCCTGGAGAAAAGGTGGCCCCCCGATAACTGCGCAGTTGCTTGTACGTTGCCTTGATCGTCCAACATGCTTAAGGTGAAGCTTGTCATCACCATGTCCTTGACCGGGCTGAGATAACACAAGAAGGCTGACGCGTGGCCGGCAGCGTCCTTCCTGTCTCCGTTCGGGTAGAACCTTGTTGGGGCTGTACAGCAACAATGCGCTGCACAAATTCACTAACATGGCAAATATGCACACTACACAGCCCCCTCCACTTGTGATGAACTTTGAGGACAGCTTCAACCAACAAGTAAGCAGCGGAATAACACAAACAACATGCACATGTGACACATGATTTAACATGGAAAAACCTCCTCAACTTGTGGAGTAAAAAAACACGGCTGTGGACCGACCGGTCCACGcaacttcactatgagaatgatgagtacaaagtctgctctagaacctctagagagatttacaacacactctccacgttgccaactggcaacagcaacaacaaccacaagaagcaAGATTTCAGCAAAGCAGAGTTTACACAGCTTTTGTAACAGTGTTTTGCAAAGTGCTCTTAAACCGCTGAACCAAACAGCACCAAATTTGGCAGACAAGTAGACACACAAGTTCTTGAGATCCCCTCAAAATTTTAGCTCAATCCGACATCGTTCGCCTACCCAAACTGTTCGTCTCCCAAAACTACTCTGTTCTGAAACTGCAGCAGTCAGAGCTGACAAAACCACTCTCAaatctgatgctccactgacccaaTCCTCAAACCAGCTAACCAGATCGAAGTACCCAAAGTAAGGAACGAGCTCACCAAGTTTGGGGTCGATCCAAGCACGTTTGAGCCTCGAACCACCAGCTTGAACATTGTCTAGTCAGATGCAGCAAATCTGGACAgaacctctgcttcttcttcttcctctctctcaggtTGTGATTTCTCTTGTGTGTATTCTCTCACACTCTCACGAATGGTAGCCACCACCACCAGGGGTGGAGTGGTTAGGGTTTTCTCCTTGCTTCACTTCTCTTGGAAGCACTCTCAACCGTTGGATGCAGCAAAGATCAACGGCTGACATGTGTTGGACTTATGGGCTGATGTTGGGCTgccaacacacctccatgtggaggGACTTAGGCCAACAAATTCCCCCTCCCTACATCATGGAGGGTCTCACTGCCTTCCGGCAGCCATGCCAGCGAGCCGGCGGCATACTTCAAGTTTCTTCCTTGTCACCACTTTAGTCAACATATCAGCCCCATTGTCATCGGTGTGAACCTTCTCAAGTTGCATTTTCTTGGAAAACAACACATCTCGAATCCAATGATAGCAGACTTCTATATGCTTAGACCTTGAATGAAATCTTGCATTCTTACTCAAGTGGATAGCACTTTGGTTGTcacaaaacaacacatacttgtctTGCTTAAAACCCAGCCCACAAGCCAACTATTTCAGCCACAATAGCTCTTGGCTCGCCTCTGTTACCGCAATGAATTCAACTTCAGTTGTATTCAGTGCCACACACTTCTGCAGCCTGCTTTGCCATGACACCGCTCCCCCTGCATAGGTAACCAAGTAACCTGAAGTAGAATCCCTTCTGTCAACATCTCCAGCCATGTTAGAATCTGAAAAAGCAATCAGCTTGGCTTCACCACCACCAAAGCAAAGTTTCAGATTTGTGCTACCCCGGAGATATCTCAAAATCCACTTCACGGCTTCCCAATGAGGTCTTCCTAGATTAG
This region of Triticum aestivum cultivar Chinese Spring chromosome 2D, IWGSC CS RefSeq v2.1, whole genome shotgun sequence genomic DNA includes:
- the LOC123055968 gene encoding BTB/POZ and MATH domain-containing protein 2; the protein is MAHNAAAAVDHGEGIRTSSRCVTEGATHDFEVTNYPLLEGMGVGTYISSSTFTVGGYDWNVRFYPNGDRKDAAGHASAFLCYLSPVKDMVMTSFTLSMLDDQGNVQATAQLSGRLHHALKDGKGADVTLLVGGTEFSAHRFMLAAQSPVFDTQLFGTMMDKNTSCMEIVDMEPAIFEMLLHCVYTDSLQSCSDGDYDAATLQHLLVAAVRYGLDRLKVMFEGRLCKSIDEDTIMSTLALANQHSCERLKNACLEFLLSLREAIVAVMNTDGH